From a single Apium graveolens cultivar Ventura chromosome 2, ASM990537v1, whole genome shotgun sequence genomic region:
- the LOC141708112 gene encoding tubulin beta-4 chain-like, with protein sequence MREILHIQGGQCGNQIGAKFWEVICAEHGIDSTGRYQGDSDLQLERINVYYNEASSQRYVPRAVLMDLEPGTMDSLRSGPYGQIFRPDNFVFGQSGAGNNWAKGHYTEGAELIDSVLDVVRKEAENCDCLQGFQVCHSLGGGTGSGMGTLLISKIREEYPDRMMLTFSVFPSPKVSDTVVEPYNATLSVHQLVENADECMVLDNEALYDICFRTLKLTTPSFGDLNHLISATMSGVTCCLRFPGQLNSDLRKLAVNLIPFPRLHFFMVGFAPLTSRGSQQYRSLSVPELTQQMWDSKNMMCAADPRHGRYLTASAMFRGKMSTKEVDEQMINVQNKNSSYFVEWIPNNVKSTVCDIPPTGLKMASTFIGNSTSIQEMFRRVSEQFTAMFRRKAFLHWYTGEGMDEMEFTEAESNMNDLVSEYQQYQDATADEEEYYEDEEEEEAQGM encoded by the exons ATGAGAGAGATCCTTCACATCCAAGGCGGCCAATGCGGCAACCAAATCGGAGCCAAGTTCTGGGAAGTCATCTGCGCCGAACACGGCATTGACTCCACCGGACGTTACCAAGGCGACTCCGATTTACAACTCGAACGCATCAATGTTTATTACAACGAAGCCAGTTCTCAACGTTATGTACCCAGGGCTGTGTTGATGGATCTGGAGCCTGGGACTATGGATAGTCTCCGATCTGGGCCGTATGGGCAGATCTTCAGGCCTGATAACTTTGTGTTTGGTCAGTCTGGTGCTGGTAATAATTGGGCTAAAGGTCATTATACTGAAGGCGCTGAACTTATTGACTCTGTTCTCGATGTTGTTCGCAAAGAAGCTGAGAATTGTGATTGTCTTCAAG GGTTTCAGGTCTGTCATTCTCTTGGAGGAGGAACGGGATCTGGGATGGGGACTCTACTCATTTCAAAGATCAGGGAGGAATACCCTGACAGGATGATGCTTACATTCTCTGTGTTCCCTTCGCCCAAGGTCTCCGATACTGTTGTGGAGCCCTATAATGCAACTCTGTCTGTTCATCAGTTGGTTGAAAATGCTGATGAGTGCATGGTTCTTGATAATGAAGCTCTTTATGACATTTGCTTCCGCACACTTAAGCTCACAACACCTAGCT TTGGTGATCTTAACCATTTGATTTCGGCCACAATGTCTGGTGTGACGTGCTGTTTAAGGTTCCCTGGTCAACTGAACTCTGATCTTCGGAAGCTGGCTGTGAATCTTATCCCCTTTCCTAGGCTGCATTTTTTTATGGTAGGATTTGCACCACTAACCTCTCGTGGTTCACAGCAGTATCGCTCGTTGAGTGTGCCTGAGCTAACCCAGCAGATGTGGGACTCGAAGAACATGATGTGTGCTGCTGATCCTCGCCATGGTCGTTACTTGACAGCCTCTGCTATGTTTAGGGGAAAGATGAGTACAAAAGAGGTTGACGAGCAGATGATCAATGTCCAGAACAAAAATTCCTCTTACTTTGTTGAGTGGATTCCAAACAATGTTAAGTCAACTGTTTGTGACATTCCACCCACTGGCTTGAAGATGGCATCTACTTTCATTGGGAATTCAACTTCTATCCAGGAAATGTTTAGGCGTGTGAGTGAACAGTTTACAGCTATGTTCAGGAGGAAAGCTTTCTTGCATTGGTATACCGGCGAAGGTATGGATGAGATGGAATTCACTGAAGCTGAAAGCAACATGAACGATCTTGTTTCAGAGTACCAACAGTACCAAGATGCAACAGCTGATGAGGAGGAATATTATGAAGATGAAGAGGAGGAAGAGGCACAAGGCATGTAA
- the LOC141708113 gene encoding L-type lectin-domain containing receptor kinase S.4-like, whose translation MYSQSQTDSATTHTKWSKTSVGSKNPFKFSLPPKLAHHFTPKCCSNSNFNSIPLFNSSPTTKIPFFLLCTLTLFCFPIFKIHGLFTQILVVVVVLVELYPRFVMASTSPFRYLILLSLLLLYFRSLAVASQSSFYFNNFNKDSNFMSQLALHGDSKVVDNGLSLEFTGSSGKIIYKNPIKLLEVKTKSLVSLSTNFSFSLAQVYGNGLTLFMVPVRSVGLLDERKVRLFSVQFDLSIDAKHSDANGNDVACFVSVKVSNVSSVKLVLDRGDKLQAWIDYEVSSKRLEVRLIKLGHIKPVDPVLSYSIDLALMWKENEVLVGLGSIPGNSSQLCNVYSWGFRLRQVPHLMHSQPLDPEVHVEEKKASIVQKRSDCLTKILAALIFGTGCGALGAIFALFVWTIFGENGRAILPEDYAVQPVKIEYKKFEVAIDKQKEGDKQ comes from the coding sequence ATGTATTCCCAGAGTCAGACAGACTCAGCAACCACTCACACAAAGTGGAGTAAAACAAGTGTTGGGAGTAAAAACCCATTTAAATTTTCACTACCTCCAAAACTAGCCCACCACTTCACCCCAAAGTGTTGTAGTAATAGTAATTTTAATAGCATTCCTCTCTTTAACTCCTCTCCCACCACCAAAATACCCTTTTTTCTACTCTGCACTCTAACCCTATTTTGTTTTCCCATATTTAAAATTCATGGGCTTTTCACACAAATCttagttgttgttgttgttcttgtTGAGCTCTACCCCAGATTTGTAATGGCTTCAACTTCCCCTTTCAGGTACTTGATTCTTCTCTCTCTCTTGTTGCTTTACTTTAGATCTTTAGCTGTTGCATCCCAATCTTCATTTTACTTCAACAACTTCAATAAAGATTCAAACTTTATGTCCCAACTTGCTCTTCATGGGGATTCTAAGGTTGTTGATAATGGGTTGTCTTTAGAATTTACTGGTTCATCTGGGAAGATCATTTACAAGAACCCCATTAAGCTTCTTGAGGTGAAAACTAAAAGTTTGGTTTCCCTTTCGACAAACTTTTCGTTTTCATTGGCACAGGTTTATGGGAATGGTTTGACATTGTTTATGGTTCCTGTTCGTTCAGTTGGGCTGTTAGATGAGAGAAAAGTAAGGTTGTTTAGTGTTCAATTTGATTTATCTATAGATGCCAAGCATAGTGATGCAAATGGTAATGATGTTGCTTGTTTTGTATCTGTGAAAGTGAGTAATGTTTCTTCTGTTAAGTTGGTGTTGGATAGAGGTGACAAACTGCAAGCATGGATTGACTATGAAGTGAGTTCAAAGCGATTAGAGGTCAGATTGATTAAATTAGGTCATATTAAGCCTGTTGATCCGGTTCTTTCATACTCGATTGATTTGGCACTTATGTGGAAGGAGAATGAGGTGCTTGTGGGATTAGGCTCAATACCTGGAAATTCTTCACAGTTGTGCAATGTATACTCATGGGGATTTAGATTAAGGCAAGTTCCACATTTAATGCATTCACAACCTTTAGATCCTGAGGTTCACGTGGAAGAGAAGAAAGCTTCGATTGTTCAGAAAAGAAGTGATTGTTTGACCAAAATTCTTGCTGCACTAATCTTTGGCACTGGATGTGGCGCACTTGGAGCAATCTTTGCATTGTTTGTTTGGACAATCTTTGGGGAAAATGGGCGTGCTATATTGCCGGAAGATTATGCTGTGCAGCCTGTGAAAATTGAGTACAAAAAGTTTGAAGTTGCCATAGATAAGCAAAAGGAAGGTGACAAACAATAG
- the LOC141696904 gene encoding uncharacterized protein LOC141696904, which yields MDEFRSMVREYGIKERRSVKFGANDPKRCQVKCEDGCPFYIWVRKKMDSEVVEIRTLLNDHLCTKPYKNKLASVKYLAEQYGDRIRKNPTWKVKEMIETIRKEMEIEIPWIKAMRIRKTTLEGVHDSLKQHYSRVWDFGHELLKINSNNTMKICGTRLNENDVNRFKRMYICYSALKKGWKAGYRPVIGLDGCFLKTVCGGQLLSAVGRDGNNQMYPICHAVVEVESTDSWRWFTDLMREDLDLGNGNGITIISDQQKVSLICTFKCYIPSNMVLCPRIKKLLDVAVKNSREWRVSWDGDNKYLVKSGTKAVTVDLSRRSCDCRVFDIKGIPCPHAVAAIHDSRQQPTDFVSNYYKRDKYLASYNFSIEAVKGEEYWNYYSEEPLLPPELPKKLRGRPKRLRRREEWESGSARVKNKNIISDVPQVQRYSSGRIQHGSICRQRGHRKNKCPTISAGANAEIGGENTHGQNHATQGQMDENVKGQVVGNSKVGIRRPKLAVRRSKTKGLPIDEGPVITTQVSQTNSSLNEDMMVKNNETPASSKSNHFMYKVLGKVGYEALYKPM from the coding sequence ATGGATGAGTTCAGGTCAATGGTGAGGGAGTATGGCATTAAAGAAAGAAGATCAGTAAAATTTGGTGCTAATGATCCAAAAAGATGTCAAGTTAAATGTGAAGATGGGTGCCCTTTCTACATTTGGGTGAGAAAAAAGATGGATAGTGAAGTAGTGGAGATAAGAACCTTACTCAATGACCATCTCTGTACTAAGCCATATAAGAACAAATTGGCATCTGTTAAATATCTTGCTGAGCAGTATGGTGACAGAATTAGAAAGAACCCCACCTGGAAAGTTAAGGAAATGATTGAGACAATAAGAAAAGAAATGGAAATTGAGATTCCTTGGATCAAAGCAATGAGAATAAGAAAAACAACACTGGAAGGAGTGCATGATTCATTGAAGCAGCATTACTCAAGAGTGTGGGACTTTGGACATGAGCTGTTGAAGATAAATTCAAACAATACTATGAAGATTTGTGGCACCAGATTGAATGAGAACGATGTGAATAGGTTCAAAAGAATGTACATATGTTACTCTGCATTAAAGAAGGGTTGGAAAGCAGGTTACAGACCGGTTATCGGGTTAGATGGATGCTTTTTAAAGACAGTGTGTGGAGGCCAACTATTAAGTGCAGTAGGCAGAGATGGTAACAACCAGATGTACCCAATATGTCATGCAGTTGTGGAAGTTGAAAGCACTGACTCTTGGAGGTGGTTCACTGATTTGATGAGAGAGGACTTGGACCTTGGAAATGGCAATGGAATCACTATTATAAGTGATCAGCAGAAAGTAAGTCTCATTTGTACCTTTAAGTGTTATATCCCCAGCAATATGGTGCTCTGTCCTAGAATAAAAAAGTTGCTAGATGTGGCTGTAAAAAATTCAAGGGAGTGGAGAGTATCTTGGGATGGGGATAACAAATATTTGGTTAAAAGTGGCACAAAAGCTGTAACAGTTGATCTGTCTAGAAGAAGCTGTGATTGTAGAGTGTTTGACATAAAAGGTATTCCTTGTCCTCATGCCGTGGCCGCTATTCATGATAGTAGGCAACAACCTACAGATTTTGTATCAAATTACTATAAAAGAGATAAGTATCTAGCATCGTATAATTTTAGTATTGAGGCAGTTAAGGGAGAGGAATATTGGAATTACTATTCAGAAGAACCTTTACTACCACCAGAGCTTCCTAAAAAACTTAGGGGTAGACCTAAAAGGTTAAGAAGAAGAGAGGAGTGGGAGAGTGGTAGTGCTAGggtaaaaaataaaaatattataagtgATGTTCCTCAGGTGCAGAGATATAGTAGTGGTAGGATTCAACACGGTAGCATTTGTAGACAGAGGGGTCATAGGAAAAACAAATGTCCAACTATTAGTGCAGGTGCAAATGCTGAAATTGGAGGTGAAAATACTCATGGTCAGAATCATGCAACTCAAGGTCAGATGGATGAAAATGTAAAAGGTCAAGTTGTTGGAAATTCAAAAGTTGGGATTAGAAGGCCTAAGTTGGCTGTTAGGAGGTCAAAAACAAAAGGGTTGCCTATTGACGAAGGGCCAGTCATCACAACGCAAGTATCTCAGACAAACTCAAGCCTAAATGAAGATATGATGGTCAAGAACAATGAAACACCAGCTTCAAGCAAAAGCAATCATTTCATGTATAAGGTTCTGGGAAAAGTGGGGTACGAAGCACTTTACAAGCCAATGTAG